From the Oncorhynchus keta strain PuntledgeMale-10-30-2019 chromosome 13, Oket_V2, whole genome shotgun sequence genome, the window TCATTATCTTAGATTAAACCAACACCATCTTGGCTCATCGGGCAAAGACATCACAATGTTTTTAATGGAACGGTAATTTATATTCTACTGGTCTGGACATTACCTTGTAGTTTCTCTTAACTTGTTTTCATTCATTTCACTGTAGTCAATGCATTTATTTTGGTGTCATTAACATCAACAGCAATGCTTGTAGAATTAATAAAACTATGTTTTTATACCCCATTTCATACCATGTTTTATATGGTAATAATTATTCAGATTTGGCAATGGCACCACCCTAATTTGAATACATTACATCAGCTTCATGCATATCATACTATTTAGCCTTGTCATTTGATGTTTCACTaatatgttgttttctctgtctctccacagaGATAAGAGGCATGTTGGTGGTGATCCAGTCTCCTCATAATGTAACAGTAACAGAGGGGGACACTGTTCAGATCCAGTGCTGCTGGAATCAAAATGTGTCAAGAGGGACAGTTAATTGGCATAAAGAAGGACACCCCGATATAAAATATAAGAGTGTCCTGGTCAACAACAGTCAGTGTCATGACATGGCATCTCAGCAGACTGTAGCCTGTAACTGCTCAAATTGGACCATCTCAAACGCCACTAGAAATGACTCGGGTACTTACATCTGTAAAGTTTCTTTAGAGATCCCATCTCTGATTGAATCCGCGGGGAACGGGACACGGATAACAGTTACGTCCCAAAACACAACAAACAATGGCGAGTATTGATTAGAGACAGTTAACATTTCTTTGGGGAAAGTTATACATTAAGAACAAGTTAAACTGGTTATAGATCCAATCTTATTGCTATAGTTTGCTAATAACTCCACTCTTTCTGCACAGCAGATTCCTCAGAAAAAAAACTGCTCCAGCAGCTGCCTATCATGATTCCACTTGCTGTCCTGCCactgttcctcctccctctcatctgcCTGTACAGGGCATGGAAAAGACACCAAGGTCAGAGGGCATTGTGATATTATGTTTATTTTACATCTTTACATCAGTGTTTGACTGGAGCTGAGTACCGACACCTCACATGGTCTACTGTTTGAGCTCCTATTCCTCTAGTAGAATATTATTAAGGTTTTGTGGAGCTACTGCATCAATATATCTAATAGTGCCAACACCTCACATGGTCTACTGTTTGAGCTCCTATTCCTCTAGTAGAATATTATTAAGGTTTTGTGGAGCTACTGCATCAATATATCTAATAGTGCCAACACCTCACATggtctactgcttgagctcctatTCCTCTTATTAAGGTTTTGTGGAGCTACTGCATCTAAATATAAAACAGTACTGGCCCCCAACATGAGAAACGGCACCTGTTTCAGTCCAAGTCAAACACTGCTATAGGATACTACACTCGTGTGCTTATAAAAGAGTTGGTAGCTTTTGTCAAACAACGTTTACATTCATAGAGGAGATCAGAACCTTACAATCCGACAATGTACAATTTTTCATTTTTCATGTCTTTCAAGTCGTTTCAGCCTAACCTTGCAACAGTCCCTAGTCTTGTCTTTCAAGTCGTTTCAGCCTAACCTTGCAACAGTCCCTAGTCTTGTCTTTCAAGTCGTTTCAGCCTAACCTTGCAACAGTCCCTAGTCTTGTCTTTCAAGTCGTTTCAGCCTAACCTTGCAACAGTCCCTAGTCTTGTCTTTCAAGTCGTTTCAGCCTAACCTTGCAACAGTCCCTAGTCTTGTCTTTCAAGTCGTTTCAGCCTAACCTTGCAACAGTCCCTAGTCTTGTCTTTCAAGTCGTTTCAGCCTAACCTTGCAACAGTCCCTAGTCTTGTCTTTCAAGCCGTTTCAGCCTAACCTTGCAACAGTCCCTAGTCTTGTCTTTCAAGTCGTTTCAGCCTAACCTTGCAACAGTCCCTAGTCTTGTCTTTCAAGTCGTTTCAGCCTAACCTTGCAACAGTCCCTAGTCTTGTCTTTCAAGTCGTTTCAGCCTAACCTTGCAACAGTCCCTAGTCTTGTCTTTCAAGTCGTTTCAGCCTAACCTTGCAACAGTCCCTAGTCTTGTCTTTCAGTCTTCAAGCCGTTTCAGCCTAACCTTGCAACAGTCCCTAGTCTTGTCTTTCAAGTCGTTTCAGCCTAACCTTGCAACAGTCCC encodes:
- the LOC118391861 gene encoding uncharacterized protein LOC118391861 isoform X1, with protein sequence MKHLLVWLLLSSLCSLSSWEIRGMLVVIQSPHNVTVTEGDTVQIQCCWNQNVSRGTVNWHKEGHPDIKYKSVLVNNSQCHDMASQQTVACNCSNWTISNATRNDSGTYICKVSLEIPSLIESAGNGTRITVTSQNTTNNDSSEKKLLQQLPIMIPLAVLPLFLLPLICLYRAWKRHQGGAPDRTVRVIHEAPNHEDEELKMEELEEAANQSSSSSSRGSTQWCQVQVYESLDYLALPTHDKG
- the LOC118391861 gene encoding uncharacterized protein LOC118391861 isoform X2 — encoded protein: MLVVIQSPHNVTVTEGDTVQIQCCWNQNVSRGTVNWHKEGHPDIKYKSVLVNNSQCHDMASQQTVACNCSNWTISNATRNDSGTYICKVSLEIPSLIESAGNGTRITVTSQNTTNNDSSEKKLLQQLPIMIPLAVLPLFLLPLICLYRAWKRHQGGAPDRTVRVIHEAPNHEDEELKMEELEEAANQSSSSSSRGSTQWCQVQVYESLDYLALPTHDKG